The stretch of DNA AGCTCATCAAAGTTCAAAACATAAATGGTCGCCTTTTTGTAAGAATTTCTGGAGAACCAGTGTTTCATAGAGTAAAAATTTTGTTTATCAGTGAGCACATGGAAAGCCATGTTGTCAGATTCCTGTAAAACAAGGAAGATGTAAATGACACAATTGGGAACAAAATCTTCCAATGTCAAATGAAAAGGCATCAAGATCAGAATGCCATACCTTAGAGTTCACTACAGTAGAGTTGATAGTTACTGATACTGCAAGTATATTTCTAGAAAGGATTATATAGTGTTGAAAATTTGGGTTGTCAATTTTGTTAGcaaatgaatgtttgatatctgcTGATGGAGACTTGAAATATTCTACTGTCAGTCTCATTGAAAGGCAATGGAAACCTTTGGACATGGTCTGGACACCAAGTTGATAGAGAAATGCACTTTGCTTCATATGAAAATGAGCTTCATCTTCTGTTAGATCAAGTATCTGTCTAAGTTTCCTGTCAACGTTACTGCACTGTACAGAGCATGATTTGGCTTTTGCAATAGCCTCACCCATCCTTTGTACCTTCTTCTCTATGCTGAAAGGGAAAAGTCTCAGTAGTTAAAACCATGTCACAgtgaagaagaaaagagagaaaagcaATGGAACATTCTTATGGGTTTCCCAAGGACTAGAACTAAGAAAACATCTCAAATTATTGGGTATCTACAATTCAATTCCTAGATTGTCAGTTAGTGAGTTCCAACATTTGGCTTCTCTCAACTAAGAATTAAAAGTTGAAGCAGTTATAATCAACACTAGTGCAATCAAAGGAGATATAAAACCTAGTGGCCAAACTAGGACTAATCTTGGCATCACAAAGCATGTTTTGCTTCCACAACCTGAATCGACACCCATTTAACACTATTAAGTAGCAAAATCTGAAGTTACAATAGTAGCATGATCTAAATATTTGTAGAAAATGACCTTAAAATATTTGAGCATCTGGTAAACATTTTTTAACAAATCCTGAACTTCTGATAATACTCTCTTCTAATCTAATTCTTATAATTCTTTAGTTTCTAGTTTCCCTAACAAGATCATTCTAGATGCATCTGCAACCATaagttttcatcatggtatatcaCAAAAATTCAAAGCTTTATCACAATGTTTTATATATTGGTCCAATAGCAACTTCCGTAAGCTATGGACTGGTATGGTACCAGTATACTAGGCAGTATACCAACCCATACCATTCAGTATCAATGAATAAAATAGTGAAAATAGTAAAAGATGAACCATATGAACTTTGATCTATGAGTTCCACTATCACAGGTCAGTATGTATCGATCAGACCCATATTTAAAACATCACTCTACGTAACAGTCATTTTTATCCTTCTCTTAAGTTGCAGAAGGCTTTCAATATAGCAAAAGGTTTAAGTTGTCTGTCAATTTGATCAAGTCACTCATTAGTTTCTTGTTTATTTTAAACAATCGATTGCGAAAATGAAGGATGTCTTGCTGTTGTTTTCAATCTCATTTGTGACAGTCAAGTTGCTCATACTCAAGATTCAAGAGTGCTACTATGTACTGAGACGATCAGAACTGAGGTGTCCACAGCGATACTACTTAGGTAATGACAGCGGATTTATGAAGACCACAATTAACAGCAAATGTTTTTTATTGATTTAAAAGTTAACTTAAGTTCAGATtaatacaatatttttttatgtataaTAGCAGAGACCAGAGTAACAAATAACACAAAGTAGGCACAATATTGTAGGAAGAACAGATAAAAAATGGATAAGCcaagaaaaaaaagggagagCATACATCAGGCTTTCAGACAAAAAAACACCCTGTTTCTCAAAAAATCAGCAGAATATTCAAAGTTCATCAAAGAATGGCATTTTGAAAGCAGCAAAGAACACAAACTACATTTTGAAAGCATAAATGGTAATGACTCAAGAAACTGAGAAAAGGATACCAAAATTATCTTTCAAACAATCTAAATTTTATAAGTGAAATAAGATAAAATTCATAAGAAATTAGTCCAAGGGACACTGATGAGATTGTCTCAGTTGAACGAAATGATTGCTTAAATACTAATTATGAGTTACATCAGATACTCTTCATGTTTTTCAAGTTGAAGAAACtatgatgcttttcatgtttTTTTAGTTGAAACTATCCCTTCAAGAACCTAACCATAAAGTCTCCTGATCTGTGCCTATCATGGTGTTAAAATTAGCATCAATTGTTGCTACAAACAGGATTTCGGTGCTCTAATTCAGTTATGATAAAAACACAAGTAGAAGAAGACCaaaatatctaagaaaaatattaaattaatagaTGGTTAAATGAATAGAATTCTAAAAGAATGAAGACAGCAAGCCACAAATCGATGAAATACAGGAACATAATTCTAGAAGAATAGACATCAAAACCATAAAGCAGAGAATATTTTGTTAAAAATCACCAAGATACTGTGATGATTCATTACTAGTAAAAAGGCCCTATCTATAAAAAACACGACCACAAAATGGTAGAATTCTGGTGCAAATCCATACACCTACACTAAGATTTCAATAGACTTAACAAAGAAGAGGATGCCTAGCCAACTTAGAATTCCAAAATTGGAAATAAAAAAGCAATGAACTTCTGAATAGATGTGACCTATGATTTCTGGTTTTTACagaataaaattatgaaataaagaTTGATCAATCTGTACATTACTCCATAAGAAACAAAATCTAATACTGCTTAACCTAAAATCTTAAATGACGAACAACGTATCAAAATTTCTAAAAAGCAAGAAACTATGTTATGATCATAAAGACTCCAAGATCAATTGATTCACTCATGACATGAGATGTGAGAGGCATAGAATTAAGTTCCACTCAAAAAGATTACCTAGAGATGCATCCTAATCACTCGTCTGCATGTCCCATTGTCAAAAAACTAAGAGAAAAAGTTAAAGATATATCTAACACAATATATATAACACGGTTCATCCCAAAGAAACTTCAACACACTTTTACCCAACTAACAAAATGATTCCCTCATTAGTTGGACTATTTTTGTGGGATATATACAGGATGTAGTTTTTCCTTATTCCTTATACATATAAATTGCACTACTTTTACAGAGAAACTATACACCCAACAATTGTACATTGCAAAAGGACCAAGAGAACATTGCATGCACCATCATAGTAAGTAAAATaaacatttttaatcaaataAGACCAGGTTAAAGTTGTCCAGTCAATCCAACAAGAACAAGTCAAAGTTCCCGACTTCTTGAGGTTGTACCTTTATAACATCTCTGTATGATAGGCATATAAATCGATTCAtactatatatggatatatattggGCCAAAACTTGAATATTTGGACATTTAGTGCAGACAGTAAAAATTAAAGACTATTTATGTATCACAAAGGATAAAGTGAATTTAATTAATAAAGATGAGGTTCTAGAAATTGTGCTTACAGTGGTGGAAGCTCAGGATCAGAAATTGCTTCACTAAGCATGCGTTCATGATTTTGAATGTTCAGCTTCAGTTCACGTGTCAGGTTTTCCTGTCCCTTAAGTTTTGCAATGCTTGGATAGTAAGATCTTGCCACAAACAGCTGATCCTTGAGTCTCTTCACAATAGAATCTTTCATTACTTCTCTATGTTCCCTGGACCAGAGACAATAACTTCCAAATTCAAGTTCACAAGATCTCTCAATCTCATGAACATTTGAGCCCATGGCATAGCTGTGCTTTCCAACTCCCTCACTGGACTGCAATAATACAATAATTAGGCACTCAATAAATATTCCAAATGATAAATACAAGGCACAAAGACTAAATGCTGTCCACATACATGTAGAGGTATTAAACAAGGTCAACTTAAACAAATACATGTCAAAGAAACTCAAGGAAATTTGGTAGttctttttaaaatataactACATCAATACAAAACTCTGCTACAACTTGCTGATAACCAGCCGGTTAGATTGGCCGCAACAATCTTTAATTAAAGATTGATTTAGGTATCTAGCCAACAAGATATGCTTACTTTATTACTCAGAGATGAAGATTTTTTTGCAGCACCATTATTTTCTGCAAGTGGACCTGCACAGGATTTTAAAAAGTCAGAACTATCTTCTTTGGTTAGGAAATAGGAAGAATAAGAGAAGAAAGATATACACATCTTTGGGTGTAAGAAGAACACACCTAAAATTATCCTGGATACATACCTTTCAAATTGGATGTCTTATCCTTTGGTACAGCCAGAGAAGTAGCATTCTCTGGTTTTATAGGAGATGGTGAAATAACAGCATTGTTTACCCTCTTGTACAAATCCTCATCAGAAGGCACACTCTCAGTACCCTGACAAAGAAATGAAGATTTTCTTTGTTAGAAAATCTGTAAATCCTAGCTAACCAAATAATAAACAGGCATAAGTTTCACATAACTTCTGAAATTAAACCTTTTCCAGCTACAGATCCATCatgaagattccaaagttcaatatCCAAATTTGCAGGTGCCACGAAGATTGACCGTGGGTCACTCTAGaacaataattattcaaaaaagctcaaattGCTGATAAGAAATTTTAAAACTATTAATCTAATAAAGAGAATCTTTTTTTTCATTCCATAACTCTCCCACCAATATTTCAAGTTTGGGTCCAAGGCTCAAACCAGTCTTTCGTGAGACCGCTATAGGTCCGGTAATGCACTAGCATATAGATATATGTAAGTTGATATACCAGTCAGCATAGACCAAAGAGAAAcacagagaagaagaggaggaggagacagGGTGCAGTAGGTGGCAACAATGATTTAAGGAGGCAGAGACAACCATAGGAGGAGGTGGATGAGGAGGCAGAAGCAAAGGTGGAGAACAACTGAGCAAAGAGAGACAAGAAACACAAGCTAATTAAACTTACAAGCTTTTTCTTACTTTTTCAATAATCTAAATACAGCAAACCAGTCATTTTCAgctgtccaaattataaaaaaaatgatttcaatgtgGATCGGGTGAATCTTGCATTCTGCATGCCGGAACTTGGGTGGACCAGTAAATGCTGGTTTCTATGCACCAATCTGACCAGTTCTTTTAACCATGCCCCAACTACCATAACCCCCATTGTAGGGATGCTAAACTTTTTATACATTCTCCAGCCATCCTCATGTTCACACTCTTTAACATATCTCTTATTGCCAACACATCCTCCTATTTCCACCCAATCCTACTAAACACAGAATTCATTGCCTGTAAATAGTGGAAGCCTGTGAAGAAGTAACCCCAATTCAGGTGAGGTGGACATTGGCTTGCaacaaataaaaaaggaagagattaacATTGTTTTGATGGACAGTGAAATTGACATAGGAGCCAACCATAGTGGTACTCAAAATTTCCCAACTCACAATAAGAAGGGACTAAAATGAAAGCAAGATCCAATTTAAGACAAAAATGAAGAACCTAGAGATGTATAGAAATGCTAATGGAGTTGAAAGAAAGATCGCTcgtcatgaaaataaaaaaggtGGTGTAGGACTAGGGAGATCAATGTACTATTTCTAGCTTGCCATAATTTTAATGGAAAGGCAGAATCTATTTACTAATAGCATTTACACAGAAAATAATAAGTTTCTCTTTCTTCCCATTGTGTATGAGTTACAGTAATAGTGAATGATCTAATGGTTTCACAACAGGACCAATTACAAAGAGAAAGAAACTATTCAAtaacagaaaagttcaatggaaACAATGGATTCGATACATGAAAATTCTCCAGTATAATAAAGATTTTCCACGTTTACAATATACAAATTGATCCCTAACACAATATAATTTGATTAAACAAAACACTAAACAAATTCTTCTATTGTCTTCTTACTTAATTTCACCACAAACAAAAGATCTAGGGTGTGCTTACtccaaatatttataattttatgtttctctttttcatttttcgaTTATTTACTTATTGAAACTAGATAACTGTTTCTACTAACTTGCTTATCATCATCTCAAGAAGTCCATGTCAGACCCGAAGATGGTCAGGTAAATATTATGACCGCAACACAAGCTTTAGCTAGTGACTAGTGACAACAAGATAACGAACAAGGGCTAGGAGGAAGGAGGATCTTCTCAGAATGATAGAGGATGGGGATGGAGGCCATGATGAAATGATCTCATCACTTGTAAGGAAGGTGTTTGGTGAACCTTTTGGAACATATAAATGTAGGCAGCATAAATGACAGAAAAGCACAAAAATCAGGCGGGCGGCGAACCTTTTGGAAGGGCGGTGCAAAATTGTTTACAGCGTTACGAGTCAATGGCTGATCATCCTGTCAAATGCCAGAACCACTAATATCATTAAGATGGTTTGCGAACCGAGCAAGCCAATACCATGACAGAGGAAGTAAGAACAGAAAAGAACCTTCAAGGGATTCTTCTTTTCACCACTATCATCGTGACGGTAAATCTCAAAGGTACTTTCCTAGAATGAACCAAAACCAAGAATCAGGTGAAACCAACCAATCAAAAGCATTACTCGGTATCATCATAGCAGATTCGCTCACCTGTTGAGAGCGATCATCAGCCAGGTATCCTGCAGAAAACGACAGATGCGGAATAAGAGATCTCACCAACCAAAGGAAGAGTTCCAAACCCGGAAATGGACAATGCATCTATAAAAGAACCAGTCACCAATGCCTGATCAGACCACGGATCTCTCCGTCACCACGTGCCGAGTGTGACAGCGGCGAAGGACCCCCGCCGGATCAAGAGCACAACAACAAGAATACGAGCTCGACCGCACAATGCGGGAGAACGGGCGAGATCTGAGGGGTAGGTTAGGGTTCAGGGAGGATGGGACGGGAGAACTGAGATCACGCACGCACCAGAGGGGAAGCGGTTGTGCAGGCCGAGGAGGAAGACGAGGGGGACGAGCACGGAGCAGACGACCAGGACGAAGACGGCCGTCCCTTGCCCCTTCCATCGCCGCTTAGCCGCCAGCAGTGCAGCCGTCGAGCCTCCGCCGGCGGCTCCGCCGTATCCTTTCATCTTCACCTCCCTCTGCTCTCCCCCTATTTAAATCTCCCTCTCTATCATTGCAAGGAGGAATCCTCTACACAATCGTCGTCTTCTTCTCTCCACACATCTCTGTTTTCTCAACTATCATTCTCGCCTTCGTACCATAATCCAAATACGGAGATATCTACCCATCTCACTAACTCTAATTCTGTGTCAGTATTTTCGgatcttacatatatatatatatatgtatatatatatacatatatacatatatatatatatgtatgtatatacatatatatatatgtatatacatatatatgtatatacatatatatgtatatacatatatacatatatatgtatatatacatatacatatacatatacatatatgtatatgtatatatgtatatatatatacatatatacatttatatatatatatacatatacatatatatatgtatatatgtatatacatatatacatgtatatatgtatatatatgtatatatatatatatatactgacacAGTTTTAATTAGTAATAACACTGACTAAATCCtatattgtaatttttttttctcaagtatagcgAAGTTTATGACCTCCTTAACTCTTTCATCGACCAAATTTATtttctataataaatattttttcagaTCAaagcaaaatataaaataatttagtattattttgataaataagCTTGAACTACCAAAAAGtataaataaaagtctttaaggaAATAAATATTCATGCTTTagagggctaattatatattatcccaatAGCTAGTtaggtttaaaaaaattatattaatatttctatatcgatgaaaataaaatatttaattttgtttcttcTCACACCGTCAATTCTACTGATGAGAGATATCGCACGTGTTATTACGTCTAGAAATAATActttaaaaaagaataaaaagataattttgattcTTATTATCCAAagatattaatttcatataaTGGTAACTAATGTAAAAGCTTCATTATTCTCCCTCTAGTTTTGTCCATCTCTTTAACTTTACTATCCTCTCGAATGACCTACCCAATCGTGACGTTGGAGGCGATCCTCATTTCTTGCACCGTCCCATTTCCCATGTTTCATTATCCTATCTAATGTCTCTGACTTTGTGTAAGACCGATGACTCTCTAACGATGAggatcaaaattatatttttatttttttaagttatttttgTACGTGATAAACATCGGAATACTTCTGCTTCCAAGTGGAGGTACCAACTATGTCGTAATTATGAGTACCCATATGGATTCATGTGCGATGAGCAAAGAATGAGGGATCGGACCGCATTAAAGAATGTATGATGGTAAGGACGAAGGCAAGAGAGGGGAAGGGGTAAGTGGATTAAATGCAACCACAAGTAAGTGCGGTCAAACGTAGAGATCAGAGGATGATAACAATGTAGGGTCGAGTCATTTTCCCATAACGACCGGTCATAACCGCTAATTAAATTGACTCAAGGATTGTGGGAACCATAGTTACAATTAAAATTTTTGTGTCAGATGATGATCATGAGATTATTACCATTTTACATGTAAtcactaatttgaaaatatattctTCCATTTATCTACAGAAATAAATCAGCTAAGATCGTATAAATTAAGTACATTTAAATTGATTGATAAATTTCATGAATATATTTTGTTGGAATTGAGTATCGATCAATGAGAAGACACATGAATCTGATGGATTATTCATCATATTCAAAATTAGATATAGACAATGaacatatttattattattgtttactttttaattattgtttgatgtttatgtttaatttcataaaataatgttGAAACTTATGTCTATTAAAAAtcaagtatatatttttttttattacttcAATTCATATGACAAAATAGATAAACAAATAACTAGTTAATTACAACCATATCTGAGAGTAGATTTTATCATGCATACTgtcaaaataaatatatgtacAAAAACTTATAGGGCGAGTAAGTTATGCTGTTTCAATCGCATGCATCTAACTATTAGCTCGGTTCTTTGAGCCTGAaatatacctttttttttctttacatttATAGCATTTAATGAACCTAATTGGTTCATTTGATTATGAATGTTATAATAATTTTTGTCTTTTTAAAAACCTTTGTCAAATACTGGTCAAACACTTAACCTTTTGATGTGATGGTCAACAGTGCTTTTACATGAATTTACATGAATGGAAACAGTACATTCATTTACTGTTATGCATAGGATAGTAAAAGACAAGTCTTAAAAGGATGATACAGTTGCCAAAATGAAGCTTCTTCAAGGAATGAATCACATAGATCTGCCATTAGTTCAAAATAACCTCCTGGATTCCTCTGATTATGATGTTGATTACAGCATTCGTATGATCAACACAGATATTTCGaatgaagaaaaaataatttacaaACTCACCAAACTCAAAAAGTCAAAAACTAGTTTCCACCATACCGATTTTTCTGGTATGGTCAGGTGTTTCTGGCAATCAAGTATCTTCAAAAGATGACCCAATTTATATCAATCATCCATAACTTACAAATGTTATAGACATATTTCCTATATTTCCCAGAGCATCAAACCATCTTTGATGTTACGATGGATAATGTGAAGTAAATATGCAGGCAATACTATGTCAATGCACGTGCCTCTTTTTGGAAAGAGTCTTCAACATGCCCTTGAGTATTTTCCAAAaccaaaatagattcatcaatgtcAAAATTGGAGATACTGTCAGAAGAGTGTACAACCCCAGAGGAAATATTGTCTTCACCTGGAAACAAAAGATCCATAACCTTGTTAGTTGAAGatactttctttttttgttttcaagAGAAAACATTCATTTGTTTCCAACTCTTCTAACCTTTAATCAGTATATGATTTGATGAAATTATCAGTTGAAAACGAGTCATTAGGTATTTCTTTCCAACGAACAACTACTAGGTTTGCTGATTTGAAGTTCTATCAGGGTTGCCAAGTGCCACAACTAAAAAGTTGCCTGGAATTTTTGGTGtaataaaataaagattttcttgaatcACCTGAAACCAGGTGACAAAGAAAGGCTGCACGCTTGATTTTTGGCAAAGCAAAATCTTCGATCTTTGTAAAAAAGGGAACGTTTTTATACAACTGTACCATTATGAGAGTTTCTAGAAGTATTGCAAGAAAGGATTGCTAAAAGAGCATGCCATGATAAAATTATAACCTCTAAAACTGCAAAAAGAAAAATACGACCATATATTTTGAGACTCACTTTAGCGAGTGTAAACTCAAAAATAATCAGTGACTGGCAGCTTTAGGACGATCAAACTATACATCTTGTGAACTTTGTAGAGGATAAATAGATTCAAATGGTATTCTTAAGAACCATAACAATAACATCGACAAATGCCCACATCTGTAGTATTCTTGTATTGTTTTTGATACATTTGGATGCACTTAGAGAATAAATATTCATTGCTAATATTCTGACCACCTACAGCTTAGTGTA from Musa acuminata AAA Group cultivar baxijiao chromosome BXJ2-11, Cavendish_Baxijiao_AAA, whole genome shotgun sequence encodes:
- the LOC135626447 gene encoding probable galacturonosyltransferase 7, whose translation is MKGYGGAAGGGSTAALLAAKRRWKGQGTAVFVLVVCSVLVPLVFLLGLHNRFPSGYLADDRSQQESTFEIYRHDDSGEKKNPLKDDQPLTRNAVNNFAPPFQKGTESVPSDEDLYKRVNNAVISPSPIKPENATSLAVPKDKTSNLKGPLAENNGAAKKSSSLSNKSSEGVGKHSYAMGSNVHEIERSCELEFGSYCLWSREHREVMKDSIVKRLKDQLFVARSYYPSIAKLKGQENLTRELKLNIQNHERMLSEAISDPELPPLIEKKVQRMGEAIAKAKSCSVQCSNVDRKLRQILDLTEDEAHFHMKQSAFLYQLGVQTMSKGFHCLSMRLTVEYFKSPSADIKHSFANKIDNPNFQHYIILSRNILAVSVTINSTVVNSKESDNMAFHVLTDKQNFYSMKHWFSRNSYKKATIYVLNFDELDINHFADFDLEELSTSEEFRVSTHSIAQPSPLQMKTKYISVFGHSHFLLSDIFKNLKKVIVLDDDVVVQKDISFLWNLDLEGKVIGATEFCGVKLGQLKSYLSTSGYDVDSCAWMSGLNIIDLDKWREHNITGSYQRFLHQLQHENEASWRAATLPASLLILHGQIYALDDTLVQQGLGYDYRVLDDTLKRAAVLHYDGNMKPWLDLGIPKYKKYWKRYLTKGERFMDACNVNP